The following are from one region of the Acanthopagrus latus isolate v.2019 chromosome 2, fAcaLat1.1, whole genome shotgun sequence genome:
- the tlcd5a gene encoding TLC domain-containing protein 5a isoform X2, with product MLPCGVKVMRMCPNLVVYPTEEKMALLVLSALLSLCCWVSFYFILCHINGLRSSEWNCRLVTLLHGILACCITAYIGYVDGPWPFTYPGTKNTPLQISAMVVSLGYFIFDMAWCVYFRTEGPVMLAHHTMSILGILLTLWLGESGIEGCAVLFGSEITNPLLQARWFLKQTGRYGTWLGDAVDVLFVLLFVVMRIFVGGTMLYCELISPRPRFFIKCGGVAMYALSWVFMVDIVRFAMRKSKSWHKQQRDQQEIVAANGHEGKKD from the exons ATGCTGCCATGTGGAGTCAAAGTAATGCGAATGTGCCCAAACTTAGTTGTCTATCCAACAG AGGAGAAGATGGCTCTGCTGGTGCTTAGTGCGCTCCTGTCCCTGTGCTGCTGGGTTTCTTTCTACTTCATCTTGTGTCACATTAACGGGTTGAGGAGCTCCGAGTGGAACTGTCGCCTTGTCACCCTGTTGCATGGCATCCTGGCATGCTGCATCACAGCATACATAGGCTATGTGGATGGACCCTGGCCTTTCACTTATCCAG GTACTAAGAACACTCCTCTTCAGATAAGTGCCATGGTGGTGAGTCTGGGCTACTTTATCTTTGATATGGCCTGGTGCGTGTACTTCCGCACAGAGGGACCTGTTATGCTGGCCCACCACACCATGAGCATCCTGGGAATCCTGCTCACCCTGTGGCTGGGGGAGTCTGGCATAGAGGGCTGCGCCGTCCTCTTTGGCAGCGAAATCACCAACCCCCTCCTGCAGGCACGCTGGTTCCTTAAACAGACAGGACGTTACGGGACGTGGCTGGGCGACGCCGTGGATGtcctgtttgtgctgctgtttgtggtgaTGCGAATCTTTGTGGGAGGCACAATGCTGTACTGTGAGCTGATCTCCCCAAGACCCAGATTCTTCATCAAGTGTGGGGGAGTGGCAATGTATGCTCTATCCTGGGTGTTTATGGTGGACATTGTTCGGTTTGCCATGAGGAAGAGCAAGAGCTggcacaaacagcagagagaccaACAAGAGATAGTGGCAGCTAACGGCCATGAAGGAAAGAAGGACTGA
- the tlcd5a gene encoding TLC domain-containing protein 5a isoform X1 translates to MALLVLSALLSLCCWVSFYFILCHINGLRSSEWNCRLVTLLHGILACCITAYIGYVDGPWPFTYPGTKNTPLQISAMVVSLGYFIFDMAWCVYFRTEGPVMLAHHTMSILGILLTLWLGESGIEGCAVLFGSEITNPLLQARWFLKQTGRYGTWLGDAVDVLFVLLFVVMRIFVGGTMLYCELISPRPRFFIKCGGVAMYALSWVFMVDIVRFAMRKSKSWHKQQRDQQEIVAANGHEGKKD, encoded by the exons ATGGCTCTGCTGGTGCTTAGTGCGCTCCTGTCCCTGTGCTGCTGGGTTTCTTTCTACTTCATCTTGTGTCACATTAACGGGTTGAGGAGCTCCGAGTGGAACTGTCGCCTTGTCACCCTGTTGCATGGCATCCTGGCATGCTGCATCACAGCATACATAGGCTATGTGGATGGACCCTGGCCTTTCACTTATCCAG GTACTAAGAACACTCCTCTTCAGATAAGTGCCATGGTGGTGAGTCTGGGCTACTTTATCTTTGATATGGCCTGGTGCGTGTACTTCCGCACAGAGGGACCTGTTATGCTGGCCCACCACACCATGAGCATCCTGGGAATCCTGCTCACCCTGTGGCTGGGGGAGTCTGGCATAGAGGGCTGCGCCGTCCTCTTTGGCAGCGAAATCACCAACCCCCTCCTGCAGGCACGCTGGTTCCTTAAACAGACAGGACGTTACGGGACGTGGCTGGGCGACGCCGTGGATGtcctgtttgtgctgctgtttgtggtgaTGCGAATCTTTGTGGGAGGCACAATGCTGTACTGTGAGCTGATCTCCCCAAGACCCAGATTCTTCATCAAGTGTGGGGGAGTGGCAATGTATGCTCTATCCTGGGTGTTTATGGTGGACATTGTTCGGTTTGCCATGAGGAAGAGCAAGAGCTggcacaaacagcagagagaccaACAAGAGATAGTGGCAGCTAACGGCCATGAAGGAAAGAAGGACTGA